In the genome of Acanthopagrus latus isolate v.2019 chromosome 17, fAcaLat1.1, whole genome shotgun sequence, the window GGCTTTCCTCTGGGAAGGTGAACATTTTACTGGAGAGatctacaaaataaagaaaaaagggatAGTGAAAATGATACATGCTTGAGAAAGGGGTACACGTGCTgaattttactgtatttttggtTAAACTTGTTTCACACAAAATTATGAACCTGCAATAGTATTTGATCCACAGACTTTGATGGTATACATGGAAGCATTGCCCCCCATATGGCCATTTAAGAAAGAAGCATCTCTGTAGTCTGGTAgtacagcattaaaacaaagtttgcctttttttcactATCATCCTCTTTTAATTGGGCTGATGATGTCGTAACGTAATATTGCTGATTACACAGTTATTTTATCATAATAACTAAATAACGTAACACTAACAAACTGATgccctttgttttatttttattttttaccttgaGGAGTGGCAGCACATGCTGTCAGCATCACCAGGAGAAGCAGAAAAGCCATCTGATAAAAGgacaaataaaccaacaaaaatacccagtttaaatgctgctgttgtgttgctaTAAAGACTAATAATAACCACCTGTGCTTCAAACAATTCTACTGATACCTGCCATCACCTTAAACAGTATACAGTTCAATACAGATCTGGCAAATGTCACTTTAATGTACTCCATTTATCATTGGATATCATGTTGTATTCCTACCTTGCAGTCTGGATGTTGGGCGCAACAGTGAACAGGATTGCTGTTTTATACtctttctgcttcctctttccTGTTGGAGTGAAGACTGACACAACATGTCTACAGGCTAAATAAGCGAGTCTTTCCTGAAATGTCCCTATCCCAAAACTGAACggttagcttaaaaaaaaggccaaagcAGTTGCAGTAACTGTCTTAAGCTTGTTATACTTTACTTTACATTGTTATAACTTTGTCCAAATGCATTGCCTCCATCTTCAAGGCCGACAGTAACTTAAGTGAGCGTTCCATTCAATCACCATGGCACAATAAACTATTTAAGCAGTGAATCTAAGACAGTGTGAAACCAACACAGAAGGAGGGCAGACAGAGAGTTAGTATAGAGACAGGGTGACGgacagaaagaaggagagaCAAGACCACAACTTTCAGCGTACCATGTCCTGTCCCATTATTGAAGAAACTGTTGAGGAAGGTGCTCAAATTATTTGTCACTTCAGCAAAACCACATGGCAAAGCCAAGCCACTGCAGTCACAGCATGGAAACCTTCTCCTGATGTTGTCATTCTCACGTTAGCTGTTTTGGTTTCTTCTGGGAAGGTGAACATTTTACTTGAGAGCTCTacttaagaaagaaaaaaatgcaagaaaaatgcaaaacgATTGTGTTATCATAcaatcaacaaataaattatacaCTCACAGGGTGCTTCAATATgaagaatatgaagaaaaaatgaaagaacacacttgACACACTTtggactgattttattttttccaaatagTTGACAGGGCTGATAATATCACTGAACAAATATGAAACTATAATTAAACTGCAAATGGAACAATTTTAGTAGGATGACAATGATAAGATAGGTATGtaattaattcaaatgtttgacatgttatTCCaagttgtttcattttattattgttcAGGAAAAGAGATTTTTCAGGAAGAGATACTTTGTTTGCCATTTTCTAGGCAAATAAACATACGCCGAAGGGAAAAAAGCCTTTAAAAGCTACTGTTGCTATTATACAAATAATAACCACACATGTTCCAAATGAATCTACCAATACCTGCCATCACCTTCAAAAAAAGTGCAGTTACCTGATTTTACTCATTCAAATCAGATCTTCATCCTAACTTTAGTGAGAATGGTTTGCGCAACAGTCAACCACATTCTTCTACAGTCTCGCTGCTTCCACATTCCTTTTGGTATCATTGTGCATTCCACAATGCTTCATTCTAAACAgcctcatttttaaaaaaaaaaataattcagtttgatGTGTTGAGCAACACTGAATCAAAAGGCAGTGCTTGAttgataaatgttttgattgGTAAATACTTGTGTTGTTCCATAGTCAATGCTTTTGATCAGCTCAAATGTCATGCTGCAGCACATGAACGGGGCAGCAGCCAATCTGTGCCGTTGCTATATCCTCTCTGCAGAGGACTTGGCCGATAGAGGAGTCTGCACACTCTTCTCTCCGCCGATGAGATGAGATTCAGTAAAGACTGGGGAGAAGCCTGACGTTCAGAGCGAATGTTTCCTGGAGAACGGCAACAGATCAGCCAGAGGGATGAACCCTGGAGAGGGATCAGACCGAGACGACGAGACAGAGCACACTCGACTCAGCGGGGAAAAACTCCCTGAGTTTGACTGAACTTTCAGACAGGATAAGATGCAGTTGATGGGCAaaagagagattgagagagagagagagagagagagagagagagagagagagagagagagagagggagagagagaaacccaCTCTTTAATCACACTTTATTTTGCCAGTTCAAAAGGGGCTTTTACGGGCTCAAAGGTTCATtgagatgaaaatgtaaacCCGCAAAATTAATGGCAGCGTGTTTCTATATTTGATGATTAAAAGTAACGAAACTTTAAACAAAAGCACAACCCCTCTCTTTCATTAACATTAATACACACTACTGGTTATCCGTGCTCCattacagcaaacagaaaaaacatccatcccaagcacacacacgacacacacacacacacacacacacacacacacacattaacagttCTCTGGTTAATCAGTTGTGTATATCAACCACACTGCAGGATGGAGACTCTGTTAACAGTGACAAACAGGCAGATTTGTATTTTATAATATACTTATATGCTTTGCTTTActtaattaagaatttgtcatgCAGAGCGTTATGGTGTTTTTTAGGAGACCTGCGTACATTTCCAACAATTTTTCTTGCGCTACTGATACCTGAAGTCACCTGATTTCACTTGTTCAAATCAGGTCTTCATCCTACCTTTATCTCTGTGTGAGGATGACTTGTGCAACAGTCAACAGCATTCTTCTACAGTCTCTCTGCTTCCTCGTTCCTGTCAATTTTCATGGGAAGTTGGTCCATCTCTGTCCAAGATTGTGGTAATGAAAACAGGTATTATTTTAACGAAACCATGATGTTGTCCTAACCCCAACCCTGTTTttaagcacagcgttgtgatgGGAGAGAAATGGAACCTGAACAAACATAAGGTTGCAACACACAGAAAGGTCCACTTTTATCTGTAGTTTAATAGAAATGTTCTGAGCTAACATTTATTGTGGTGAATGAGTCGCCACCTCATGTGAAGATTAAGCGGTAAGTGTGCTCTTCCGTGTGCATAACCCACCTGAGGTTCTGATTCAGGCTCTAGATCAGAGCATTTACGTCGCCTCTGCATAATAAACAATTTATAGAGTGGGTGAATGGGCAAAGGTTGTTGGAATGTCATGAGACAGTGCATGCTTTGAGCACTGATCCGAGCTGGGACAAACTTGCTGTATACAACCAGTTTCAGCTCCTGCATAATTGATACCATTTACAGCTACATTCAGCTCATTGTGTGGGCAGTTGTGGTATCAGAGGACTTGAAACAGTTATAATATATTAGCTGTCAAAACATGTTCTCAGAATGGCGCTGTACTCTGGCAATCATAGACATAAAGGAGGAATGGGTTGACATTAAGTTAGCTGCTAAAAAAAGGTCTTATAAAACAGGAGGTGTACCTGCATGAAGACCCGAGGCAGCTGTGAGAGCGAGCCGGACTGTAAAACTGTGGTGTACGTTGCTGTGCTGAAGAAAcgtcaataaaaaataaaataaaatcactttcagtAAATTGGCAAGACACGAATGGCGAAATTCTGGACAGAATATTAAACATGCATTAGTGTTGCttctatattttatctttgGTTGTATCTTTAGATCCAGATTAATTCAGATTTAGAAAGCAATATCAGTACATGATCCATGTGACAGGTGAGGACCTGCAATGAATTTCATTTGTACTGAAGAGGAAATCTGAGGGAGTGTGTAAATGTAGTAAATACTCTTCAATCATCTCTACATTCCAACTTATGTGAGTTTTTTGGGTGCATGAGATGCTTCGACTATAACGGAAATAAAGATTAGTTACTGTCAGGCACAACTTTAAAAGCAAACCATTCAAAATGTTTCTAAAGTCAATCCTGTATCTTGAATAAAATAGAAAGTAATTTGAGTCCATGTAAGCTACAAAACAGGCTCATACATTTAGCATAATCGTGGATTTGAGCCACTGCATGAAACCATTTTGTCAAAATGGAGTTTGTGTAATAATGTGCCAGTGATGTTAGGGTGAGTTGAGCCAATGGCTTCAATATTAACTCAAGATTTTACATCGTTTTTATATCAGTATTCAACAGCTGCTCTCTACCCCAAGAGGGGTCAACTTACCCCGTCCCCATGCTCATTCTACCCTCACCTTGGGGCACAAACCATCATGATATTATGTTAAACTTACAAGGGTACACAACAACCTGAAATACATATAGTAActattttttaaacacatattacacacacttatatacatttttcagaaaaataatcaaaggTAAAAAGAGGCCCTAAATATAGGGCATTAAGTAGCacatgaggagcagcagcgtTAATCGGACACCGCTGGACAACTTGTAGACTGGGCCGGAACAAAGGGGAAGACTGTGTGTACCACACAGAAATTACTCAGAATCAGATGAGGGAAGAGGATGTAGCAGCTGCCGCTGTGACAGACTCTGGTGCTACAAGAGGAAAAATGCAGCGCCTTTTTCTGCCCAAAGCAGAACTGTTTAGTAGGAAGCATCCTGTTATCTGGCATCTAACGATATTATCTGCACACACAATCTGCAAGCCCTTACAGCCTCACGCATTGTACTTCTCTGCTATTACCATAACTGCTGCTTATCTTAGCctctttcctgtgtgtgtgtgtgtgtgtgtgtgtgtgtgtgtgtgtgtgtgtgtgtgtgtgtgtgtgcatataaaTCAGATAGTTTTCCAGCGCTGCCCTGAGAGCATTAGAATGTAGCATCATACAAAGAAGCTGTGAAACAAGCCTGCTCACATTCACCATTTGCACTTTCACACAGGCTACCCTAGATAATACATGACCTGTCACAAGGCTCAGTTCTATATGAGcataaataaacagctgaaacTGTGGGTAAGGGCAAATACTATGGACCAAATGGTATGTACAGTTAGACATGTTGTGGTACACAAGGCGCGCTATGTTGACGATATAGTTGTAATGACACCGACCGGAtcctcagatttttttcagtgggaGTTCATTAAGAAAATCAGTGATTATGTAGAAGAAGTCAACAAGTagttaaaaagacatttgtgtCAAACTGAGGTAATGTGATGTTCaagtatttttattctttaaaaaaaacagtatcaAAAACTGATTCCTTTTATCTTCtttgattttaaaggaaagGTCAGAATTTGAAATCTTGTACATTTTGGTATTTGTAcagactaaacaaaacaaattaacgCATTAAACTGTGAGCTTAAAAGGTGCTCCCCTATTcacagtctttgtgctaagctaagctaactggctttAGCTTTATTTACCATACAGATATTAGATTAGTATTGATTTTCTTGATCTGATTCTTGGGAAGAATATGaaacctttaaaacattttacccAGAGTCCCATTTCATTTCAGATAACCACTTACAGCAAAGGTTCTGCCTTTCAGTAAGTTCAAgtgaatttatttattgaatCTTTCAGAAAGCAAAGTGAAGTTTTTACATGatatccaattttttttttttttttacactattttAGGACTTATGACATTTCATTCTGGATCTGGAGAGTTGGTGAGCTACAGACATCGTTGCTGTTTTGCGGGCTGTCACAAATGAGACCACTGTGAGATTAAATTGAAATTGAATGATTCACAAATGAACTTACAAATTAACTAAAAAAACACCCTTCTCCCTGGGCTCAAGATCCCCCTCTTGGAGGTGTGCATATGATCTGACTCCTGGTTGATATGTTTGTAAAATTCAAAAGTTCAGAGACACCATGTCAATGAGAAACTCCTGACCCATAaataaatttttttaaaaaaaagagatataaTAGAATTACATAAATAGAAgaattacaaagaaaacagataaaaacaatcttcttctctgtgtttttgacaAAAAGTTTTTTGACTTTGCAAGACATTGATAGTTTTGTTTAGAATGTTTAGTTACAGCTCTTTTGTTCATCTTCTATCAGCACTGTTCCTATGGCCTGGAACTCCAGCGCCCCCCAGTTGAGCACGTTCCCTGGAGCGAAGCTCAGATCCTCCATGTAGTTCTGGATCTCGCAGGGTGAAATGACATAGTCCCACATGTGGACATTGGACAACATTCCCATGAAAGAGTCCTCGATGACAAACCCCCCGCCGTGGGAATCCTGGTCCTGAGAATTTGCAGACAATTAATATAACAGCTATATTATACTTTGCCTTATTTTTATGACATATTATTCAAAGGCACAAAGTAGCAACCTACAGCAACAAGTTGCAAAAGTCTATTAATTCTTAATTTTTCTCAgtatggcaagtttttcctcactcgaattAAGGGTCTAGGGACAGAGAatgttcactgtacagtttgtaaaGCCCAGTTTGAGTAAATGTGATTGTAATTGTGGGCTATATGATataaactgatttgatttgattaaaatgatataaatagtttgacatttggggAAATAATAAAACCATACCCTCCCCTGTGTTAGATGGGAATATTAGACAATGATTTCAATTTCAGTCCTTGTACTAAACATCAGTTAATAGGTAAGAAGGCCCTTATAATTCCTTTTAAGATACTTATTAACATTATTGCATCATGTCCGAAAATGTCCAGCACTCAGGACGCGTCTGAACACCTCAGCTAGCAGTggctctactctgagctccCTCTGGATGTCCAAGCTCCTAACCTTATCTTTGAGGCTGAGCCCAGTGAACCTACAGAGAAAACTCATTTTGGCCGCCATTTACACACCATCTGATTCTTTTAGTCAGTACCCAAAGCTTGCTGATCAGTAAAGTATGCAACAATATAACCCAAAATCTAAGAgcaattggctttttttttaaattttttttattaacagttaaaatCTGGACTATTTCTTGATCAGCAGCTGTTGTGAACAGAGACTAGAAGGTACTGCTCTTGGATAAGGAACAATCCTGCACATAGCCCTTCATAAAGTTTTTGTATAGATTAAGCACATAATATATAAGGTGTTAATGCCTGAGTTTAGACAAGGCTGGccatttctttgtttccatAAATCTGCTGAACTAGATATTCATAGCATGGATATGACAATAACATCatcttcttatctaactctCAGTGAAAACACTTATTACTGTCAAACCATTTGCTGTATGTATGGTGCCTGAAAGGAGGTACCTGTCCCAGAACAATTATGATGGGCCCGCTGATGCTGGATCCAGAGCTGAAGAGTCTTAGGTTTGAGGGTTTTCCATCTAACCACAGCTGCGCCAGTCCAGATGCAGAGTCCCATGTGGAACAAAGTGAGTGCCATGTGTTCAACTTGTAGTTCTGTCCTCGAAAATACCCGCCTTGATTCCTGACCCAGATGCCAACCTCATTTTTATCACTCTTGAAAATGAGGAAGGCGTTGTCAGCAGAAGGTGTGGCCAAAGAGAAAAGGGTGTAGCCCCTTTGGAGGTCTGTAAAAGACCTATAGGCGATACAAATATACTATTAATCATGATGCTCTTCATTGTGAGAGATAAAGTGGGTTGTTTCAATCATTTTGGATATTGAGTACTACCTGAGACAGACGGTAACAGCCCTCAAATCCTGTTTCGTTGTAGTCAACCTCACATGAGCTGTGCTGGTTTCTTGTGGGAAGATGAACTTTTTACCTgataaatctgaaaaatgtgaagaattaAAAACCAGAGTGTGAAATTTTAATTAtatgacaaacaaatgaattatacaatagcaaaaaaacaagacgtTTTGAGAAGAGATGATACAGTAAGTCGCTAGATAAATAGACTTGTGCTAACAACcctaaaaaatgttgaatttactGTACACTTTACCATCTCTACCACTGTAGactacaaaacacatttaagtttTATCTATAGTGTATGTCAAGTTCTGGTTGATGGGCTCACACCTCCAGCTCACAGCTGAACTTTGCCCTCAGCACTACCTGCTCTCGGTAGGTGTCAGCCTACTCATGTATTTTTTCacctcttgtttgttttgtcctgcCTTTGCACTTTGGATTTGCTGAATGCCTTGACTGCCTATTAGTTGTTGAACATAAGGGAGCAAAGTGGCTGAGTAATTGTCTTAATACATTAGAACATGTTTAGTTATTAACatattctgtatgttttttttttccaattgctgccattattattattattattattattattattattattattattattattattattattattattattattattattatttaagatTTATACATCATTCAAAGAGTGAGCATAAACTTCACAAATACAGAGAACAGCAAACCCATTGTGTGCCTGATACTCTTGCATGGCTGTTTTTGTGATGCACCATATTTTCATTCACGttgttaaaaaaatcatttttatttatttttttatttttttaccttgaGGAGTGGCTGCACACACTGTCAGCATCGCCAGAAGAAGGAACAACGCCATCTAATAcgaaggcaaacacacactgtgaataCTTTCACTA includes:
- the LOC119006804 gene encoding C-reactive protein-like, yielding MALFLLLAMLTVCAATPQDLSGKKFIFPQETSTAHVRLTTTKQDLRAVTVCLRSFTDLQRGYTLFSLATPSADNAFLIFKSDKNEVGIWVRNQGGYFRGQNYKLNTWHSLCSTWDSASGLAQLWLDGKPSNLRLFSSGSSISGPIIIVLGQDQDSHGGGFVIEDSFMGMLSNVHMWDYVISPCEIQNYMEDLSFAPGNVLNWGALEFQAIGTVLIEDEQKSCN